In Paracoccus liaowanqingii, one DNA window encodes the following:
- a CDS encoding sugar transferase, which yields MQLYFESKPPAGRLSEHPRYSPVSDSHRVWRFGLSNFTEDSYNVAEATLHRGRFSYRNNGKRILDLAMVAIAAPIVLTAILIICGLVRLDGGPAFFGHRRVGRNGKDFYCWKVRTMVVDAEAKLDQYLKDHPELKEEWQRNFKLKHDPRVTRIGNFLRRTSLDELPQFWNVVRGDMSFVGPRPVIRPELDHYGEAAGPCFAVRPGMTGLWQVSGRNVLEYSERVSLDMSYVQDVRLMKDMGILLRTAGAVLKRTGL from the coding sequence ATGCAGTTATATTTCGAGAGCAAGCCGCCCGCGGGCCGTCTTTCTGAACATCCAAGATATTCACCAGTCAGCGATTCACATCGTGTATGGAGGTTTGGGTTGTCAAATTTCACTGAAGATTCATACAATGTAGCAGAAGCAACACTGCATCGAGGTCGCTTTTCATACAGAAACAACGGCAAGAGAATCCTAGATCTTGCAATGGTTGCAATTGCCGCTCCGATAGTTTTGACGGCGATCTTGATTATCTGTGGCCTTGTTCGGCTCGATGGGGGGCCTGCATTTTTCGGTCATCGCCGGGTGGGGAGGAACGGCAAAGATTTCTATTGCTGGAAGGTCCGCACCATGGTTGTGGATGCTGAGGCAAAATTAGACCAGTACCTCAAGGATCATCCCGAGCTGAAGGAAGAGTGGCAACGAAACTTCAAGTTGAAACACGATCCCCGCGTAACGCGCATCGGAAACTTTCTTCGAAGAACCAGCTTGGATGAGCTTCCTCAGTTCTGGAACGTAGTTCGCGGAGACATGAGTTTTGTCGGGCCTCGCCCGGTCATAAGACCTGAGCTTGATCATTATGGCGAGGCCGCAGGTCCGTGCTTTGCGGTCAGGCCGGGGATGACGGGCTTGTGGCAGGTATCGGGCCGAAACGTCCTGGAGTATAGCGAGCGCGTCAGTCTCGACATGAGTTACGTGCAGGACGTCCGCTTGATGAAGGATATGGGCATCCTTCTCAGGACGGCAGGTGCCGTACTCAAGCGGACGGGGCTTTAA